The following proteins come from a genomic window of Rutidosis leptorrhynchoides isolate AG116_Rl617_1_P2 chromosome 10, CSIRO_AGI_Rlap_v1, whole genome shotgun sequence:
- the LOC139873037 gene encoding peter Pan-like protein, translating to MARFRNKKKMGFVKPAKKQPPQQNVDPVTGDKIPRSFVFSRLKLPGSLKQLQADLRKMMLPYTALNLKEKKRNNLRDFLNVAGPMGVTHFLMLSKTGSSPYLRVARTPQGPTLTFKIQEYSLAVDIANSQLRPRVPKDLFKNSPLIVLSGFGTGEQHLKLVTIMFQNIFPAIDINTVKLSSCQRIVLLNYNKDTKLIDFRHYSIRLQPVGVSRRIRKFVQNHQVPDLRSLQDVSDFVTKAGYGSESEGDDETATVSLASDLGRINKACTKSAVKLQEIGPRMTLQLIKIEDGLCAGTVIFSEQGISGEKKEVTESVEQDMDGDDSEGDGEGSEERQLR from the exons ATGGCTCGTTTCCGTAAT AAAAAGAAGATGGGATTTGTGAAGCCAGCAAAGAAGCAGCCACCACAACAGAACGTCGATCCTGTAACTGGTGATAAAATACCAAGAAGTTTTGTTTTTTCAAGGTTGAAATTACCTGGTTCTCTTAAACAATTGCAAGCCGATTTGCGTAAAATGATGCTTCCGTATACCGCTTTAAACCTAAAG GAGAAGAAGCGTAACAACCTTAGAGACTTTTTGAATGTTGCAGGGCCAATGGGAGTTACTCATTTTCTCATGTTATCAAAAACAGGAAGTTCTCCGTATTTGAGAGTTGCACGAACGCCACAGGGTCCCACTCTTACGTTTAAAATTCAAGAGTACTCGTTAGCTGTCGATATTGCTAATTCTCAGTTACGTCCAAGAGTTCCGAAAGATTTGTTTAAAAACTCACCTCTG atTGTGTTGTCTGGTTTTGGGACCGGGGAACAACATTTGAAGCTGGTGACTATCATGTTTCAAAATATCTTTCCTGCCATTGACATTAATACA GTTAAACTATCATCATGTCAGAGAATTGTGTTACTTAATTACAACAAGGACACAAAGCTTATCGATTTTCGGCATTATTCAATTAGATTGCAACCAGTTGGTGTGTCTCGCAGAATAAGAAAGTTTGTGCAAAATCATCAAGTGCCTGATCTCAGAAGCCTTCAAGATGTGAGCGACTTTGTCACAAA GGCCGGTTATGGATCCGAAAGTGAAGGAGATGATGAAACGGCAACTGTAAGCTTAGCATCTGATCTTGGTAGAATTAATAAGGCTTGTACTAAAAGTGCTGTGAAGCTTCAAGAAATTGGACCCAGGATGACTCTTCAGCTTATTAAGATCGAGGATGGATTATGTGCAGGCACTGTAATTTTTAGCGAGCAAG GAATTAGTGGTGAGAAGAAAGAGGTAACAGAGAGTGTGGAGCAGGACATGGATGGTGATGATTCAGAAGGAGATGGTGAGGGAAGTGAGGAAAGACAACTCAGATGA
- the LOC139873263 gene encoding probable ribosome-binding factor A, chloroplastic has translation MPPYSILTTTTNHHHLPPPSTTATCCRVFPPTLPSSTPSINFPIAKFSTTLTHSPYKKTNNLIICMAKERRVKMVAKQIQRELSDMLLTDQVLQYAILPEAALGADRYLSSITTISDVEISSDLQVVKVYVSVFGDERGKEVAMSGLKSKAKYVRGQLGKRMKLRLTPEIRFIEDESLERGSRVIAILDKIKGEKKTVENLVGDQNESTNSNEDDEDWEDDEPDDDIIYVK, from the exons ATGCCGCCATACTCTATCCTTActaccaccaccaatcaccaccatctTCCACCGCCATCAACCACCGCAACATGCTGCCGCGTATTTCCACCGACCCTaccttcatcaacaccttcaattaATTTCCCTATTGCGAAATTCAGTACCACACTCACTCACTCACCATATAAAAAAACAAACAATTTAATAATTTGTATGGCGAAGGAAAGGAGAGTGAAAATGGTGGCCAAACAGATACAGAGAGAGCTTTCTGATATGTTGCTGACTGACCAGGTTTTACAGTACGCTATCCTGCCTGAAGCTGCTCTTGGTGCTGACCGCTACTTGTCTTCTATTACTACCATTAGTGATGTTGAAATCTCATCAGATTTACAG GTGGTTAAGGTATATGTATCTGTTTTTGGTGATGAACGAGGAAAGGAGGTAGCCATGTCCGGGTTAAAGTCGAAAGCAAAATATGTTCGTGGTCAATTGGGCAAGCGTATGAAACTACGGTTGACTCCTGAGATACGCTTTATCGAAGATGAATCATTAGAGAGAGGAAGCAGG GTGATTGCTATATTAGATAAGATTAAGGGTGAGAAGAAGACTGTAGAAAATCTAGTGGGTGATCAAAATGAGTCAACCAATtcaaatgaagatgatgaagactgggAGGATGATGAACCTGATGATGACATCATCTATGTGAAGTAG
- the LOC139870969 gene encoding uncharacterized protein, which produces MDRIVESNDAAVRRLNWDWSRVLTGRLIQQVVELSDICTSIVMDVSKVDSWSWSLSASGCFSVRELTGIIEDHVLPSVNMNQESLRNRLVPKKLEVFVWRAIKKRLPVRCELDKRGIDLHSLRCPLCDDELESVDHSLIFCKHALDVWDRIYSWCGLGNFSNLSIGEILRGNSPCNMSCIGKMVWQAIEWVGAYYIWKNRNNKVFRDKNWTAPVTLSEIQLKSFEWISNRMRGRKLDWLTWLTNPSSYFSL; this is translated from the coding sequence ATGGATCGGATCGTGGAATCAAACGATGCTGCTGTACGAAGACTCAACTGGGACTGGTCGCGGGTGTTAACTGGTAGGCTGATTCAACAGGTTGTCGAACTTTCTGATATATGCACGAGTATTGTGATGGACGTCTCAAAGGTAGATAGCTGGTCGTGGTCCTTGTCGGCTTCGGGTTGTTTTTCTGTTCGTGAACTTACAGGAATAATTGAAGATCACGTGCTGCCTTCGGTGAATATGAATCAGGAATCTCTTCGTAATCGGTTAGTACCAAAAAAACTTGAGGTTTTCGTTTGGAGAGCAATCAAAAAACGATTACCGGTAAGGTGCGAACTCGATAAGCGGGGAATTGATTTACACTCCCTTAGATGTCCACTTTGCGATGATGAGTTGGAATCGGTTGATCATTCATTGATTTTCTGCAAGCATGCTTTGGACGTTTGGGATCGTATCTATAGTTGGTGTGGTTTGGGAAATTTTTCGAATCTTAGCATCGGTGAGATCCTACGTGGCAATTCTCCTTGTAATATGTCGTGTATTGGTAAGATGGTGTGGCAGGCAATCGAGTGGGTCGGAGCATACTACATTTGGAAGAACCGCAATAACAAAGTGTTTCGAGATAAGAATTGGACCGCTCCGGTGACACTAAGCGAAATACAACTAAAGTCCTTCGAGTGGATCTCCAATCGTATGCGCGGTAGGAAGTTGGATTGGCTTACTTGGTTGACTAATCCGAGCTCCTACTTTTCGTTGTAA